Proteins encoded by one window of Brienomyrus brachyistius isolate T26 chromosome 1, BBRACH_0.4, whole genome shotgun sequence:
- the LOC125747718 gene encoding MORC family CW-type zinc finger protein 3-like has translation MNMWRSGGIPLSALCPKYLHSNSTSHTWPFSAVAELIDNAYDPDVMAKQFWIDWTRIQGFDCLTFQDNGSGMTKSKMHEMLSFGFSDKQAVRGHVPVGMYGNGFKSSSMRLGKDAIVFSKIRDTMSVGLLSQSYLENIQAKHVVVPIVTIGHDGQSPVEDAASLQDILKHSPFNTAEELLTELRAITSINSTGTRIIIWNLRRGANGETEFDLSTDRYDIRIPEDACETHKNQKVTQSVPEIIYSLRAYCSILYLKPRMQIIIRGQKVKTQLISKSLALTRKDQYKPVFLKERIPITFGYNIKSKNHYGMMMYHKNRLIKAFERVGCQCKGGYRGVGVIGVIECNFLQPTHNKQNFDDTDEYRKIMGNLAVKLEEYWDEIQYKRKNCSVPTEDTVKAPDQNWVQCDDCLKWRRLPDGINCDLLPDKWFCRMNPDPQYRSCQVDEEPEHSENEQQCDPKPFKKQKKMIKMQEKKDQQQMSAPVLPLPATPLSDSEQWGPAEGAPAGLSSESFTHPSCSGHNLPNDTMLMDCEDHVSTSLKRKINSNMQQKKTKLMSAPESHLPATPLSGSEWRSFTHPSFSGDILPHDTMLMDCEDHVSTSPERVKQVPQETVGVSPINTKMGLPTSSVHQRIPAFMQKTIQPEKTQWKSMPSLPVMHSASAQTYKNKEMGKVLEGNGPQSPMLKVQQQPGGLQDTHKEQVNQLQQELGEVKRTCEHLQVMEIKLQRRLKDMEIENSSLSCQCEQLNIFHEESCRKLRNLRQRIGRLLVTIVPTLDLEEINLDSDVMDKILDKVLNEVTEV, from the exons ATGAATATGTGGAGATCCGGAGGGATACCCCTGAGCGCG CTCTGCCCCAAGTATCTCCATTCGAACTCCACCAGCCACACCTGGCCGTTCAGCGCCGTCGCGGAGCTAATCG ACAATGCATACGACCCAGATGTCATGGCCAAGCAGTTCTGGATTGACTGGACTCGGATACAGGGGTTCGATTgccttacatttcaggacaatggGAGCGGTATGACCAAGAGCAAGATGCATGAGATGCTGAG TTTCGGGTTCAGCGATAAGCAAGCTGTCAGAGGCCACGTCCCAGTGGGCATGTATGGAAATGGCTTCAAGTCCAGCTCTATGCGTCTGGGGAAGGACGCCATCGTCTTCTCCAAGATAAGGGACACTATGAGTGTGGGGCTGCTGTCCCAGAGCTACCTGGAGAACATCCAGGCCAAGCATGTGGTGGTCCCCATCGTCACCATCGGACACGATGGGCAGAGCCC AGTTGAGGATGCAGCCAGTCTGCAAGACATTCTCAAACACTCCCCCTTCAACACAGCAGAGGAGCTCCTCACTGAGCTGAGGGCCATTACCTCCATCAACTCTACCGGCACACGCATCATAATCTGGAACCTGCGCAG AGGCGCGAATGGAGAGACGGAGTTTGATCTCAGCACGGACAGGTATGACATCCGGATCCCGGAAGATGCGTGTGAGACCCACAAGAACCAAAAAGTCACACAGTCAGTACCGGAGATCATCTACTCACTGCGT GCGTACTGCAGCATCTTGTACTTAAAGCCTCGCATGCAGATCATCATCAGAGGTCAGAAGGTGAAGACGCAGCTCATCTCCAAGAGTCTGGCATTAACCCGCAAAGACCAATATAAACCTGTCTTCCTT AAGGAACGCATCCCAATCACCTTTGGATACAACATTAAAAGCAAGAATCATTACGGCATGATGATGTACCATAAAAACCGTCTAATCAAGGCATTTGAGAGGGTGGGCTGCCAGTGCAAG GGTGGTTACCGGGGTGTCGGAGTGATCGGTGTTATCGAATGCAACTTTCTGCAGCCCACACACAAcaagcagaactttgatgacaCTGATGAATACAG GAAAATTATGGGTAACCTGGCAGTGAAGCTGGAAGAGTACTGGGATGAAATCCAGTACAAGCGTAAGAACTGCTCAGTACCAACAGAAGATACTGT GAAGGCTCCTGATCAGAATTGGGTACAGTGTGATGACTGTCTGAAGTGGAGAAGGCTCCCAGATGGTATCAACTGTGACCTGCTCCCTGATAAGTGGTTCTGCCGCATGAATCCAGATCCCCAGTACAG GAGCTGTCAAGTAGACGAGGAACCTGAGCATTCAGAAAACGAGCAGCAGTGTGACCCAAAACCTTTCAAGAAACA GAAGAAAATGATAAAGATGCAGGAGAAAAAGGACCAACAACAG atgtcaGCACCAGTGTTACCCCTTCCAGCCACACCATTGTCAGACAGTGAGCAGTGGGGACCTGCAGAGGGCGCTCCCGCTGGCCTCTCATCTGAGAGCTTCACCCATCCCAGCTGCTCAG GTCACAACCTGCCCAATGATACCATGCTGATGGACTGTGAAGACCATGTGTCCACATCTCTGAAAAG AAAGATAAACAGCAACATGCAACAGAAAAAGACCAAACTG ATGTCAGCACCAGAATCACACCTTCCAGCCACACCATTGTCAGGTAGTGAGTGGCGGAGCTTCACTCATCCCAGCTTCTCAG GTGACATCCTGCCTCATGATACCATGCTGATGGACTGTGAAGACCATGTGTCCACATCTCCGGAAAG GGTGAAGCAGGTGCCCCAAGAAACTGTGGGGGTCTCACCCATTAACACAAAGATGGGTCTGCCAACATCTTCTGTCCATCAAAGGATTCCTGCCTTCATGCAAAAGACCATCCAGCCAGAGAAAACACAATGGAAGTCAATGCCTTCCCTCCCTGTTATGCATTCTGCCTCTGcccaaacatataaaaataaggaGATGGGAAAAGTGTTGGAGGGAAATGGGCCTCAAAGCCCAATGCTGAAGGTGCAGCAGCAGCCAGGTGGGCTACAGGACACACACAAGGAGCAGGTGAACCAGCTCCAGCAGGAACTAGGGGAGGTGAAACGCACATGTGAGCACCTGCAGGTGATGGAGATAAAGCTCCAGAGGAGG CTGAAAGACATGGAGATTGAGAACAGCAGTCTGTCCTGTCAGTGTGAACAGCTGAACATCTTCCATGAAGAATCCTGCAG AAAGCTGAGGAACCTCCGGCAACGCATCGGCCGTCTCCTGGTCACCATTGTCCCTACGTTAGACTTGGAAGAGATTAATTTGGACAGTGATGTCATGGATAAGATACTGGACAAGGTCTTGAATGAGGTCACTGAGGTCTGA